One part of the Bacteroidota bacterium genome encodes these proteins:
- a CDS encoding 2TM domain-containing protein, with the protein MTRREAKGLLASVKDRINDVKKFGFHAAAFFTFNMAFFMLNVTQGPDGPLFLLPFLSWGSVLFVHWKRVFGRKGSVERKWEEAMLHEFMYGEELPEQLSEIEIAPVEKRKLINITSAKDEKIKKLQRRLENLEAIVTSQKWEELEEQDEPESMSALQIAKMSKQLR; encoded by the coding sequence ATGACACGCCGCGAAGCAAAAGGCCTCCTCGCCTCCGTTAAAGACCGCATCAATGACGTCAAGAAATTTGGTTTTCATGCGGCAGCCTTTTTTACATTCAACATGGCCTTTTTTATGCTGAATGTGACCCAGGGGCCCGACGGTCCTTTGTTCCTTCTACCTTTTCTCTCCTGGGGAAGCGTGTTGTTTGTTCACTGGAAGCGTGTTTTTGGCAGAAAAGGTTCAGTTGAGCGCAAATGGGAAGAGGCGATGCTTCACGAGTTTATGTATGGGGAAGAGCTGCCTGAACAGCTATCTGAAATAGAAATTGCACCCGTCGAAAAGCGCAAGCTCATCAATATTACCAGCGCAAAAGACGAGAAAATCAAAAAATTACAGCGCCGGCTCGAAAACCTGGAAGCCATTGTGACCAGCCAGAAGTGGGAAGAACTGGAGGAGCAGGACGAACCTGAAAGTATGTCTGCGCTCCAGATTGCAAAAATGAGCAAGCAATTGCGCTAA
- a CDS encoding DUF92 domain-containing protein, with product MKFFLYFAICAGFLLATYRLKWLSFAGAATAAFFGFSLLVLGGAAWIAPVLFFFATSSILSKINKITSQDAERGEDVRDAWQVLSNGGVAWGLLLLSAFNTNALLCYVGFAGALAAATADTWGTELGRLGNGVTRSILTGRVVSRGTSGGMSWQGTLGGAIGAGLIGGIAWYSGSGIDLHLFLCIALAGIAGSLADSLLGAAVQARYQNQQTGEVSEYPDERTHLISGLRWMDNNMVNCCCTLAGAVAAMVCWYFR from the coding sequence ATGAAGTTTTTTTTGTATTTCGCGATTTGTGCCGGCTTCCTGCTGGCAACGTATCGACTGAAATGGTTGTCATTTGCCGGCGCTGCAACGGCCGCATTCTTTGGCTTTTCTCTGCTGGTATTGGGGGGGGCTGCCTGGATTGCACCGGTCCTGTTTTTTTTCGCAACTTCAAGTATCCTTTCCAAAATCAATAAAATAACTTCGCAAGATGCAGAAAGAGGGGAGGATGTTCGGGATGCTTGGCAGGTGCTGAGCAATGGCGGCGTAGCATGGGGGCTGTTGCTACTGAGCGCATTTAATACAAATGCCCTTTTATGCTATGTAGGATTTGCCGGCGCCTTAGCTGCGGCTACAGCAGATACCTGGGGGACCGAGTTGGGGCGGCTGGGCAATGGCGTTACACGTTCAATTCTAACGGGCCGGGTTGTGTCCCGCGGTACTTCTGGCGGAATGAGTTGGCAGGGCACGCTTGGGGGGGCCATCGGCGCCGGCCTGATTGGTGGTATTGCGTGGTACAGTGGATCAGGGATTGACTTACATCTCTTCTTGTGTATTGCCCTTGCAGGTATTGCTGGTAGCCTTGCAGATAGCTTGCTTGGGGCAGCGGTGCAGGCTCGCTATCAAAATCAGCAGACGGGTGAAGTAAGTGAGTACCCTGACGAGCGTACCCATCTTATTAGCGGGCTGCGGTGGATGGACAACAACATGGTTAACTGCTGTTGTACGCTTGCCGGGGCTGTTGCAGCAATGGTTTGCTGGTATTTTCGATAG
- a CDS encoding Ig-like domain-containing protein: MNRKAISSGVFLLVLLLSSSLSSNQLLWAQDAPSAGDDAYNVREDSSLSVTAPGLYFNDNLPTDSLFLILVDPPANGEVTIAQDGSFSYVPDLGFDGTDSFSYMLKTLPKQELAVDSTRSSLNFDMEVSLPIGTDDDNITVSIGGMTSMFLQPDNEPFEQAQLYEMDLVVTDSIDLAFRFGGLITLGRLFVDATPGAFNLNLSERGAPSGVTDGLFTQEANKISVIGTVNLEGTGLIAGEIPDDPQDFDTETETDITIQTAVADTLLTAELPVSLEEEFDLSGTEVLLKVDGTLFASGKLKPSLESNVATVSITVEPLIRADVDRELPFQYALSQNFPNPFNPVTTIEYSIPTAEQVTLRVFNMLGREVATLVEGIQAPGIHEVQFNAGNLPSGMYVYRLEASGFNETKKLVLLK; this comes from the coding sequence ATGAATCGTAAAGCGATAAGTTCAGGCGTTTTTCTACTGGTTCTCCTTTTATCCTCTTCCCTTTCATCAAATCAATTACTCTGGGCCCAAGACGCCCCAAGTGCTGGAGATGACGCATACAACGTTCGAGAAGACAGTTCACTGAGTGTCACAGCTCCCGGCCTCTACTTCAACGACAACCTGCCAACCGACTCCCTTTTCCTGATCCTCGTTGACCCGCCTGCAAACGGTGAAGTCACGATCGCGCAAGATGGGTCGTTTTCTTACGTCCCTGATCTTGGGTTTGATGGTACGGATTCGTTTTCCTATATGCTCAAAACGCTGCCAAAACAAGAGTTGGCAGTTGACTCAACACGGTCCAGCCTGAACTTCGACATGGAAGTATCGCTTCCTATCGGTACGGACGACGATAATATTACCGTTAGTATCGGTGGCATGACATCTATGTTCTTGCAACCAGACAACGAACCGTTTGAGCAAGCACAATTGTATGAAATGGACCTGGTTGTCACGGACTCGATAGACTTGGCTTTCAGGTTTGGAGGCCTCATTACGCTCGGCCGGCTCTTTGTGGATGCAACACCCGGTGCATTTAATCTGAACCTGTCGGAGCGCGGCGCCCCGTCAGGTGTAACCGACGGCTTGTTTACCCAGGAAGCCAACAAAATCAGTGTGATTGGCACAGTAAATCTAGAAGGCACAGGGCTCATCGCTGGAGAAATCCCGGATGACCCGCAGGACTTCGACACCGAAACGGAAACGGATATTACCATACAGACTGCAGTAGCAGACACCTTATTGACTGCAGAACTTCCAGTATCGCTGGAAGAGGAATTTGACTTGAGTGGCACAGAAGTACTCCTCAAGGTAGATGGTACATTGTTCGCCTCAGGCAAACTAAAGCCTTCGCTAGAATCAAACGTAGCCACGGTGTCCATTACCGTAGAGCCACTCATCCGCGCGGATGTGGATAGAGAGTTGCCCTTCCAGTACGCCCTCTCTCAGAATTTCCCGAACCCATTCAATCCAGTCACCACCATTGAATACAGCATCCCTACAGCAGAGCAGGTTACCTTACGGGTATTCAATATGCTCGGACGCGAAGTTGCAACGCTTGTTGAAGGCATACAGGCGCCAGGCATTCACGAAGTGCAATTCAATGCCGGCAACCTGCCAAGCGGCATGTACGTCTACCGCCTTGAAGCCAGTGGTTTTAATGAAACCAAAAAGCTGGTACTGCTAAAATAA
- a CDS encoding MotA/TolQ/ExbB proton channel family protein, whose amino-acid sequence MIKKGIDLFGSAGKSIAAQNQVRINLIVQLGILAFFLGILSQALGLMSAFQAIEAMGGVSPAMLVGGLRVSMIAPVYGLIIMIVSFVGWMILKNKMDNAQHADVGAG is encoded by the coding sequence ATGATTAAAAAGGGCATTGATCTTTTTGGTAGTGCCGGGAAAAGTATCGCAGCACAAAACCAGGTTCGGATCAATCTGATTGTACAACTTGGCATTCTGGCCTTTTTCCTTGGCATTTTGTCTCAAGCATTGGGGTTGATGTCAGCTTTTCAGGCGATCGAAGCGATGGGGGGTGTAAGCCCGGCCATGCTTGTTGGAGGATTGCGGGTTTCGATGATTGCACCAGTTTATGGCCTGATCATTATGATCGTGTCATTTGTTGGTTGGATGATCCTGAAAAACAAAATGGACAACGCGCAGCATGCTGACGTAGGGGCTGGCTGA
- a CDS encoding histidine kinase: MQTSRPISQPDPLQWISSLLLYKARPLGHVAFWLGVLFFYTLYFGGRQDGYEQNLVFIGLLLPITIATTYFLLYWLIPRYLFTQRYGLFILYLCYSLLFSLYLELLLVLLLYINVSGYQTMFVKPGLVDLLDVLVGMYLVVALAVAINLLKRWSSAQAQNAALEKAKMETELKLKEAELQLLKSQIHPHFLFNTLNNLYALALEKSPHVPDVILRISQQLDYILHKSNQAEVSLDEELGQLQNYISLEALRHDPERVSVSFETTGNTQHLSIAPLLLIPFVENSFKHGIDGSAAKAWIKIQTEVADDKLHFSVSNSMLHPKAQLTLKRPPIASGIGLRNVRRRLTLHYPNRHTLDISHTDAMYSVNLTLLLHA, from the coding sequence ATGCAAACATCCAGGCCCATCAGTCAGCCAGATCCCCTGCAATGGATCTCTAGCCTGCTTCTGTACAAAGCACGCCCGCTTGGGCACGTGGCCTTCTGGCTTGGTGTACTATTCTTCTATACCCTCTATTTTGGTGGCCGACAAGATGGGTATGAGCAAAATCTGGTCTTTATTGGCCTCTTGTTGCCCATCACTATTGCAACAACCTATTTCCTGCTTTACTGGCTGATTCCACGCTACCTCTTCACCCAACGGTACGGGCTTTTTATTCTATACCTGTGTTACTCGCTACTCTTTTCGCTGTACCTGGAACTGCTGCTGGTCCTGCTGCTCTACATCAATGTGTCTGGTTACCAGACAATGTTTGTAAAACCTGGCCTGGTCGACCTGCTCGATGTACTGGTTGGGATGTACCTCGTCGTTGCGCTGGCAGTGGCGATCAACCTGCTTAAACGGTGGTCTTCCGCGCAGGCACAAAATGCTGCGCTGGAGAAAGCCAAAATGGAAACAGAACTCAAACTAAAAGAAGCAGAACTGCAGCTGTTGAAATCACAAATACACCCACATTTCCTGTTTAATACCCTCAACAACTTGTACGCGCTTGCGCTTGAGAAATCACCACATGTGCCAGATGTGATACTCAGGATTTCTCAACAACTCGACTACATTCTCCATAAAAGCAACCAGGCCGAGGTTAGTCTGGATGAAGAACTTGGTCAGTTGCAAAACTACATCTCCCTTGAAGCCCTGCGCCACGACCCAGAGCGGGTATCCGTCTCTTTCGAGACCACAGGTAATACACAGCATTTATCAATTGCCCCTCTCCTGCTGATCCCTTTTGTAGAGAATAGTTTTAAACATGGCATTGATGGTTCAGCAGCGAAAGCCTGGATTAAAATTCAGACTGAAGTTGCGGATGATAAGCTTCATTTCTCGGTATCCAACAGCATGCTCCACCCCAAAGCACAACTTACTCTGAAAAGGCCTCCTATTGCTTCTGGCATTGGACTTCGCAATGTCCGCCGGCGCCTTACGCTGCATTACCCAAACCGGCACACCCTCGACATCAGCCATACTGACGCAATGTATTCTGTTAACCTCACCCTGCTGCTCCATGCCTAA
- a CDS encoding LytTR family DNA-binding domain-containing protein, with the protein MPKTRCMIVDDEPLAVRVIALHLEQVHDMEVVATCTRALDAYAQLQDTAIDLLFLDIHMPTLSGIDLIKSLEQPPRVIFTTAHRDYALEGFELDVVDYLLKPVALPRLLRALDKYRRLVLPADAHPAHEQPASHHIIIRANRQTVRLDINDIVYIESLSDYVQIFTDSEVIITKERISHLEEKLEKRGFLRIHRSFLVAERKVRAYKTETLTIGDKTLPISRTYRMRVKKVLDALR; encoded by the coding sequence ATGCCTAAAACGCGCTGCATGATTGTTGATGATGAGCCGCTCGCCGTCCGTGTGATTGCGTTGCATCTCGAGCAAGTACACGACATGGAGGTGGTAGCAACTTGCACGCGGGCACTTGATGCCTATGCCCAGTTGCAAGACACGGCAATTGATCTGCTTTTTCTTGACATCCATATGCCAACGCTAAGTGGCATCGACCTCATCAAATCGCTTGAGCAGCCCCCAAGGGTGATCTTCACAACGGCGCATCGCGACTACGCACTCGAAGGCTTTGAACTAGATGTTGTTGACTACCTGCTGAAGCCTGTTGCACTTCCGCGCCTGTTGCGGGCACTCGACAAGTACCGCCGGCTGGTATTGCCAGCAGACGCCCACCCTGCGCATGAGCAGCCGGCTTCGCATCACATTATCATCCGTGCAAACAGACAAACCGTACGGCTGGACATCAACGATATTGTGTACATCGAAAGCCTGAGCGATTACGTTCAGATCTTCACCGACAGTGAAGTCATTATAACTAAAGAGAGGATTAGCCACCTCGAAGAGAAGCTTGAGAAACGCGGATTCCTACGCATCCATCGCTCTTTTCTGGTGGCAGAACGCAAGGTCCGCGCTTACAAAACAGAAACACTGACTATCGGGGACAAAACGCTGCCCATTAGCCGCACCTATAGAATGCGCGTAAAGAAGGTGCTGGATGCACTACGTTGA
- a CDS encoding DUF5683 domain-containing protein, protein MKVAQQTSFLLALLLLGFGICSANASPVEDDDDKKPKKAHAHTQGSLKAALLYEQPLQFAPAQGVFPEKAPKKRSVGAAFGMSALIPGLGQAYNKQWGKAIAAFAIEAAVITGAIVWNNQGTNLEGDYQQYAHAFWDPAKYANWLNDYSSYLQTNFNATVVSPAVGVPNQIDFRNPDAWNDMEWAVVLDFFSQIQSLEREMFHLETLAAFSHTLPDFSEQQYYELVGKYYQFAPGWEDYPAWRSENGEYTAAIDPSMTGPDDSRPNVSPRFFQYATDHAHANDVLRRASRVTTLLIATHFISAIEAAVSAKLHNDRVVPSLEIGSNGSGEPRAMASLRIKLN, encoded by the coding sequence ATGAAAGTTGCACAGCAAACCTCTTTTTTGCTTGCCTTGTTATTGCTGGGTTTTGGCATATGCTCAGCCAACGCATCACCCGTCGAGGATGATGACGATAAAAAACCGAAGAAGGCGCACGCCCATACGCAAGGTAGCCTGAAAGCTGCTCTGCTCTATGAGCAACCGCTGCAGTTTGCACCTGCGCAAGGTGTTTTTCCTGAGAAAGCACCGAAAAAGCGAAGCGTAGGCGCAGCTTTTGGTATGTCTGCATTAATACCCGGACTGGGGCAGGCTTACAATAAGCAGTGGGGCAAAGCCATTGCAGCGTTTGCCATCGAAGCTGCGGTTATTACCGGAGCAATTGTATGGAATAACCAGGGGACAAATCTTGAGGGTGATTACCAGCAGTATGCCCATGCCTTTTGGGATCCGGCTAAATACGCAAACTGGCTGAACGATTACAGCAGTTATCTGCAAACGAACTTTAATGCTACGGTTGTTTCGCCGGCAGTTGGGGTGCCCAATCAGATTGATTTTCGAAATCCTGATGCCTGGAATGATATGGAATGGGCTGTTGTTTTGGATTTCTTCTCGCAGATCCAGTCGCTAGAACGCGAGATGTTTCACCTGGAGACCCTTGCTGCTTTCTCGCATACGCTGCCTGATTTTAGTGAGCAGCAGTATTATGAACTCGTTGGCAAGTATTATCAGTTTGCACCAGGCTGGGAAGATTATCCGGCTTGGCGTTCTGAGAACGGCGAATACACAGCTGCTATTGACCCATCGATGACCGGCCCCGATGATAGCCGACCCAACGTCTCGCCGCGCTTCTTCCAGTATGCTACTGATCATGCACACGCTAACGATGTACTGCGCCGTGCTTCCCGCGTGACTACGCTACTCATAGCAACCCACTTTATCTCTGCCATCGAAGCAGCCGTATCAGCAAAGCTGCACAACGACCGTGTTGTCCCTTCCCTAGAAATCGGAAGCAACGGCAGCGGCGAGCCACGTGCAATGGCCTCTTTACGCATTAAGTTGAATTAG
- a CDS encoding TlpA disulfide reductase family protein, translating to MDLNTLISSAIVMMLVGLGFIYMIIRNKKPNTRTPTELIGVGLSALLIVFSGMLLVMGFTIGDTVHGPFSDQKSSVGRDAPAFSFTLLGSEESKSLDDYKGEVVLLNFWATWCPPCLDEMPDLNRLYADYREQGLRVITISDESREELVAFNEFIPLDTESGYIDDGMALPLPYVKMMEGRPESYVIDRDGTIREFILGARNYEFFKASIAPYL from the coding sequence ATGGACCTGAATACGCTGATTTCATCTGCCATTGTGATGATGCTTGTGGGTCTGGGGTTTATCTACATGATAATCCGGAATAAAAAACCGAATACCCGGACGCCGACTGAGTTGATTGGCGTTGGCCTGTCTGCACTGTTGATTGTGTTCTCTGGCATGTTACTGGTGATGGGTTTTACCATCGGCGACACCGTACATGGTCCGTTTTCTGATCAGAAATCATCGGTTGGCAGGGATGCGCCGGCGTTCTCTTTTACCTTGCTCGGCTCTGAGGAATCGAAATCTTTGGACGATTACAAAGGGGAAGTAGTGCTGCTCAATTTCTGGGCAACCTGGTGTCCGCCATGCCTCGATGAAATGCCTGATCTCAACCGCCTTTATGCGGATTACCGCGAGCAAGGCCTGCGGGTGATTACCATTTCTGATGAAAGTCGGGAAGAACTGGTCGCGTTCAACGAATTTATACCGCTGGATACAGAAAGCGGCTACATCGATGACGGGATGGCGCTTCCGCTGCCGTATGTCAAAATGATGGAAGGCCGGCCTGAGTCCTACGTAATCGACCGCGATGGCACCATCCGTGAGTTCATTCTGGGTGCCAGAAATTATGAGTTCTTCAAGGCCTCCATCGCCCCGTATCTTTAA
- the porV gene encoding type IX secretion system outer membrane channel protein PorV, with product MTSDFVIRLASYVKRRNAVTACLVAVLGVLGFASPAQAQVGGAAVVFLKIEPDSRSAGMGNAGVALADNASANFWNPAGLAFQEGTELGLTHSNWLPEFNAGLFYEYFMAKKHFPGWGTFGAHVTYLFLGEHEGRDGQNNPTGTFRSYDLAVGLSYGVKLSETFSIGTSVRFIYSNLAPGTQVEGQETKAGVVGAFDLAALYRTRPFPLGSSQGQFSAGFNLANMGPKVQYSDSEQADPIPTNLRFGYAFTVEFDEFNKLTLVNDFNKDLIKVDENNVADPFYKAIFSSWSPIEVRTNAFQDEDAELETLGVIDQLTIGAGLEYWYNNLFALRTGYFYENPYNGNRKFLTLGAGIRYNIIGVDFSYIYAVEEDSPLANTMRFSLLLNLNR from the coding sequence ATGACTTCTGATTTTGTTATCCGTCTGGCCTCCTATGTCAAGCGCCGCAATGCAGTTACTGCATGCCTGGTCGCGGTCCTCGGGGTTTTAGGATTTGCTTCTCCTGCGCAGGCTCAGGTGGGTGGCGCAGCTGTTGTTTTCCTGAAGATTGAGCCCGATAGCCGCTCTGCCGGTATGGGTAATGCGGGTGTAGCCCTGGCCGACAATGCTAGCGCCAACTTCTGGAATCCTGCAGGTCTTGCATTCCAGGAAGGTACCGAACTGGGCCTTACGCACTCCAACTGGCTGCCTGAATTTAACGCCGGCTTGTTCTACGAATACTTCATGGCCAAAAAACATTTCCCAGGCTGGGGAACGTTTGGTGCACATGTTACCTACCTGTTCCTCGGCGAACACGAAGGACGTGACGGCCAGAACAACCCAACAGGTACGTTCCGGTCTTATGACCTCGCGGTTGGTCTGTCTTACGGTGTGAAGCTGTCAGAAACGTTCTCAATTGGTACAAGCGTTCGCTTCATCTATTCCAACCTCGCACCTGGCACCCAGGTAGAAGGGCAGGAAACAAAAGCAGGTGTTGTTGGGGCGTTTGACCTCGCAGCCCTCTACCGTACACGTCCATTCCCGCTGGGTAGCTCGCAGGGTCAGTTCTCTGCCGGCTTCAACCTTGCCAACATGGGACCTAAAGTACAGTACTCAGATAGTGAGCAGGCTGACCCGATTCCAACCAACCTCCGCTTTGGTTATGCGTTCACGGTTGAGTTCGACGAATTTAACAAGTTGACGCTTGTAAACGACTTCAACAAAGACCTCATCAAAGTTGATGAAAACAACGTTGCGGATCCGTTCTACAAAGCCATTTTCTCTTCCTGGTCACCTATTGAAGTGCGTACAAACGCGTTTCAGGATGAAGACGCTGAACTCGAAACGCTTGGCGTGATCGACCAGCTGACCATCGGCGCCGGCCTTGAGTACTGGTACAACAACCTGTTTGCGCTGCGTACGGGTTACTTCTACGAGAACCCATACAACGGTAACCGGAAATTCCTCACGCTGGGTGCTGGTATCCGTTACAACATCATCGGGGTAGACTTCTCGTATATCTACGCTGTTGAAGAAGATTCGCCGCTGGCCAACACCATGCGTTTCTCTCTGCTGTTGAATCTGAATCGGTAA